The DNA region CAGCGCTCGTAAAGCTCCAGGGAGTAGCCGCCCACCCGGTTGACGTGGGCGCCGGTTTCCTTGGGGTCGCGCATTTCGGCCATTTTGATCATGCGCAGCAAAATGGCGCGGGTCATCTGAGCCCGGACCAGGGCCACGGACGCGATGCCCGCAAAATGGGACATCATCTGCTCGTCTTCCTGGGAGAAGGAAATGACCTCGCCGCTTTCGTCCTGGGCGTTGATGATCTGAAGTACGCCCATGACCTCATCCTTCATGTTCTTCATGGGGATGGCCAAAACCGAGCGGGTGCGGTATCCTGAGGTTTCGTCGAATTTCTTGTTAAAGCCGTACGGCTTGGACGGATCTATGGCGTGGGCGTCCTCCAGGTTCAAGGGGCGGCCGGTTGCAGCGGCGTAGCCCGCCACGCTTTTCTGATCAATGGGAATGGAAAAGGTGGAGTAGATGAGCTTTTCGCCTTTGGGAAGCCTTTTTCTGAGGGTGTCGTTTTGGGTGTAGGTAAAGTCAAGAGCCCCGTTGTTGGCAATGTAAATGGAGCCGGCGTCGGCGTTGACGAACTTTCTTGCACGGGCGAGAATCCGCTCCATGAGAATATCCAGGTCGTGCACCTCATTCAGGTCCGCGCCCAGGGTGGCCAGAGCCTGAATTTTTTCGTTTTCCCTCATCATGGCCAAACTCCTTCTCCAATCATGAAACCAAACCAGGTTACTCGCAAGGAATGAACAGGGGTCTGCGCTTTATCCGGGCGCCCAGGTCAAACGATTTTTTTTCGCGTATAGAATCCATTGTCTTTACTACTTAAGTCAAGCCAAGAAAATTTTCAACCCCTCCGGGCCATACGCCGGGCTTTTTAGGGCTTGTGATTAGTGCGTTCCCTATGGTATATTTGAACGGAACATTAACTCATCAGCTTTTATGCTCTTTTTCAGGGGGACCCATGGATAATAAGGATATTCCCAGTGTAAATAACGATTTTTTCGAAGGCCTGACCGGAAAAATCTCTCAGGAAGACTCCAAGGACTCGGAGGATGTAGGGAAGCGCATTCAGGAAATCCGCACCCAACGCGGCCTTTCTTTACAAGAGTTGTCCCAAATGACGGGCTTTGACGTAG from Desulfatibacillum aliphaticivorans DSM 15576 includes:
- a CDS encoding HD domain-containing phosphohydrolase; this encodes MMRENEKIQALATLGADLNEVHDLDILMERILARARKFVNADAGSIYIANNGALDFTYTQNDTLRKRLPKGEKLIYSTFSIPIDQKSVAGYAAATGRPLNLEDAHAIDPSKPYGFNKKFDETSGYRTRSVLAIPMKNMKDEVMGVLQIINAQDESGEVISFSQEDEQMMSHFAGIASVALVRAQMTRAILLRMIKMAEMRDPKETGAHVNRVGGYSLELYERWAARRNISTGEIESTRDSIRMAAMLHDVGKVAISDLILKKPGRFTPEEFEIMKQHSVLGARLFAESQSDFDDAARIVALNHHERWDGKGYPGHVDYLTGEPLEGYAGPNGMARGKKGEEIPILGRIVALADVFDALCSKRVYKEAWTDEETFKVLKEGRGSQFDPELVDIFFSCVDVIKSIRERYRDDEE